From Chryseobacterium sp. IHB B 17019, one genomic window encodes:
- a CDS encoding nucleoside permease: MNLKLRLTILSFLQFFVWGAWLITMANFWFGTKHWDGAQFGAVFGTMGIASIFMPTITGIIADRWVNAERIFSVLHILYGIVLFILPHSADPNSFFSIMLVAMCFYMPTIALANSISYTVLKNSDLDVVKDFPPIRVWGTIGFIVAMWITNFTGNKATEGQFYIGGVAAILLGIYALTLPKCPPQKLIDKNAPLSEQLGLNAFKLFKNYKTALFFLFSMLLGAALQLTNAYGDVFLSEFEHFPKYADSFVVQRSTIIMSISQVSETLFILAIPFFLKKFGIKKVMLMSMLAWVLRFAFFAYGVPDGFGLSLIILSCIVYGMAFDFFNISGSLFVETTTDKKIRSSAQGLFMMMTNGFGAVFGSYAAGWAIDKFFTHKFTTASSLSTYLETTPDNPTFINILKKSFNSAINPDGTLSSIVMVKDWHNIWLSFAAYALVLAVLFAILFRHKHNPNEVSEIKH, from the coding sequence ATGAATTTAAAATTACGACTTACCATCCTCAGCTTCCTTCAATTCTTTGTTTGGGGAGCATGGCTGATTACGATGGCTAATTTTTGGTTCGGTACAAAGCATTGGGACGGAGCTCAGTTTGGAGCCGTATTCGGAACAATGGGGATCGCATCCATTTTTATGCCTACCATTACCGGAATCATCGCCGACCGATGGGTAAACGCCGAGCGGATTTTTTCGGTTTTACATATCCTGTACGGAATTGTGCTTTTCATTTTGCCACATTCTGCCGATCCCAATTCTTTCTTTTCGATAATGCTCGTTGCGATGTGCTTCTATATGCCCACAATTGCTTTGGCTAATTCAATTTCCTATACCGTTTTGAAAAACAGTGATCTGGATGTTGTAAAAGATTTTCCTCCAATCCGTGTTTGGGGAACTATAGGTTTCATTGTGGCCATGTGGATTACCAATTTTACAGGAAATAAAGCGACGGAAGGACAGTTTTATATCGGGGGTGTAGCCGCAATTTTGTTGGGAATTTATGCATTAACATTACCAAAATGCCCTCCTCAGAAACTTATAGATAAAAATGCACCTTTATCAGAGCAATTAGGATTAAATGCTTTTAAATTATTTAAAAATTATAAAACTGCATTATTCTTCTTATTCTCAATGCTTTTGGGCGCAGCTTTACAGTTGACGAACGCTTACGGAGATGTTTTTCTGAGTGAATTTGAGCATTTTCCGAAATATGCAGATTCATTTGTAGTGCAGAGATCTACGATTATCATGTCAATTTCTCAGGTTTCCGAGACATTATTCATTTTGGCCATACCTTTCTTTTTAAAGAAATTCGGGATTAAAAAAGTAATGTTGATGTCCATGTTGGCTTGGGTGTTGAGGTTTGCATTCTTTGCTTACGGAGTTCCTGACGGTTTTGGATTAAGCTTAATTATCCTTTCGTGTATCGTGTACGGGATGGCTTTCGATTTCTTTAATATTTCAGGGTCACTTTTCGTAGAAACTACCACAGATAAAAAGATCCGTTCTTCAGCACAAGGTTTATTTATGATGATGACAAACGGTTTTGGGGCAGTTTTCGGAAGTTATGCTGCGGGTTGGGCGATTGATAAGTTTTTCACTCATAAATTCACAACAGCTTCATCTTTGTCGACCTATCTGGAAACAACACCTGATAACCCGACCTTTATTAATATTCTTAAAAAAAGTTTTAATTCTGCAATAAATCCGGACGGAACTTTATCATCTATTGTAATGGTGAAAGATTGGCATAATATCTGGCTTTCTTTTGCGGCGTATGCTTTAGTTTTGGCAGTTTTATTTGCCATTTTATTCAGGCATAAACACAACCCGAATGAAGTTTCAGAGATAAAACATTAA
- a CDS encoding RNA polymerase sigma factor yields MKNLEENFKLAKKQDRRGQQALYEMFSAKMLAIANSYVNNIHDAEDILMNSFFTCFSKIDECREWKSFQFWLRKIVVNNSINFIRKSKNILYTDVEVNEIGNIDESLEEEMEELNMDEIFSKMPDGYRLIFNLYVFEEKKHSEIAEILNISEGTSKSQLSKSKKWIVDFLKQKKDEKQYAK; encoded by the coding sequence ATGAAGAATTTAGAAGAGAATTTTAAACTAGCAAAAAAGCAGGATCGGAGAGGGCAACAGGCTCTTTACGAGATGTTTTCGGCAAAAATGCTTGCGATTGCGAATTCTTATGTAAATAATATCCATGATGCAGAAGATATCCTCATGAATTCTTTTTTTACCTGTTTTTCAAAAATAGATGAATGTAGGGAATGGAAAAGTTTCCAGTTTTGGTTAAGGAAAATTGTCGTGAACAATTCCATCAATTTTATCAGGAAAAGTAAAAATATTCTTTACACTGATGTTGAGGTCAACGAAATTGGAAATATCGATGAGAGTTTGGAAGAAGAAATGGAAGAACTCAATATGGATGAAATTTTTTCTAAAATGCCAGACGGATATAGATTGATTTTTAATCTTTATGTCTTTGAAGAGAAAAAACACAGTGAGATTGCAGAAATTCTCAATATTTCTGAAGGAACAAGTAAAAGCCAGCTGAGCAAATCCAAAAAATGGATCGTAGATTTTTTAAAACAAAAAAAAGATGAAAAACAATATGCTAAATAA
- a CDS encoding T9SS-dependent choice-of-anchor J family protein, whose product MKKKLLFGMLAFASLAANAQTTILNETFESGAGTTMPSGWVATGIGASSGNLGWRVYSLSQLANPTGFSGKVAATQALSADNLLYSPTITLPAGSSYTLTFQVASNTQEDSYEPDNNYAVYAVPPTSPYNGTQTPVFQELLTVANVAQSRTVDLSAFAGQDIRLVFRHYNTSARSLIIDNVKVTQMGTLGTSEVSGKNQVSVYPNPATDYLMIKSEGKINSIETFDMMGRKVDTVLDGNRVNVKNLIPGAYIITVDTKGNKFSQKFIKK is encoded by the coding sequence ATGAAAAAAAAATTATTATTTGGAATGCTTGCATTCGCATCTTTAGCAGCAAATGCTCAAACAACTATTCTTAACGAAACCTTTGAATCCGGCGCGGGTACTACAATGCCTTCGGGTTGGGTTGCCACAGGTATAGGTGCAAGTTCGGGTAATTTAGGATGGCGGGTTTACAGTTTGTCACAGCTAGCCAATCCTACGGGATTTAGTGGTAAAGTTGCTGCCACACAAGCCCTAAGCGCAGACAATCTTTTGTATTCTCCTACCATAACCTTGCCTGCCGGAAGCTCATATACTCTTACTTTCCAGGTAGCGTCAAATACTCAAGAAGACTCATATGAACCTGATAACAATTATGCTGTCTATGCAGTGCCTCCTACAAGCCCATATAACGGAACCCAGACACCTGTTTTCCAGGAACTGCTTACAGTGGCCAATGTAGCACAATCAAGAACAGTTGATCTATCTGCTTTTGCAGGCCAGGATATAAGATTAGTCTTCAGGCATTATAATACTTCTGCAAGATCTCTTATAATTGATAATGTAAAGGTTACTCAGATGGGTACATTAGGAACATCGGAAGTTTCAGGGAAAAATCAGGTAAGTGTTTATCCAAACCCGGCAACAGATTATTTAATGATTAAATCAGAAGGGAAAATTAACAGTATTGAGACTTTTGATATGATGGGAAGAAAAGTGGATACAGTGCTTGATGGTAATAGAGTAAATGTAAAAAACCTTATTCCAGGTGCTTATATTATTACTGTTGATACAAAAGGGAATAAATTTTCTCAAAAATTCATCAAGAAATAA
- a CDS encoding bifunctional nuclease family protein, with product MDYKQLIIRGISYSQTQSGAYALLLEHEETHIKLPVVIGNFEAQSISLGLEKDIHPPRPLTHDLFTKFIVSTNYELVSVIIYQIVDGVFFSNINFKNKSTEEELILDARTSDAVAMAVRFDAPIFTTQQVLNEAGILLELEDVSKEEEPFSETVETEDNLKSVSMEELQKLLEDAVKEEDYDTALEIQEEIKRRKKRID from the coding sequence ATGGATTATAAACAGCTAATTATTCGCGGAATATCGTACAGCCAGACACAATCAGGGGCGTACGCTTTGTTATTGGAACATGAAGAAACACACATAAAATTACCTGTTGTTATAGGAAATTTCGAGGCACAATCCATTTCTCTAGGTCTTGAGAAAGACATTCATCCGCCGCGTCCGCTTACCCACGATTTATTCACAAAATTTATAGTTTCTACCAATTATGAGCTTGTCTCTGTGATCATTTATCAGATTGTAGACGGAGTTTTCTTCTCTAATATTAATTTTAAAAATAAAAGCACAGAAGAAGAATTAATTCTTGATGCAAGAACTTCAGATGCAGTAGCGATGGCAGTAAGATTTGATGCCCCTATTTTTACAACTCAGCAGGTGTTGAATGAAGCGGGAATCCTTTTGGAGCTGGAAGATGTATCGAAAGAAGAGGAACCCTTTTCAGAAACCGTTGAGACGGAAGACAACCTGAAATCCGTTTCTATGGAAGAGCTTCAAAAATTACTGGAAGATGCGGTAAAAGAAGAAGATTATGATACCGCCCTGGAGATTCAGGAGGAAATCAAGAGGAGGAAAAAGAGAATTGATTAA
- a CDS encoding SDR family oxidoreductase, whose amino-acid sequence MLENKVAYITGGTKGIGFGIAKILLENKVSVAFSGRKKDDVEKAENELRIYSENVLGVVSDVRSLENEQEAIKNIIEKFGRLDFVIANAGLGIFKPVDQLSAEEWNDMIETNLTGVFYTLKASVEELKKTAGYYITISSLAGANFFENGAGYNASKFGVVGFTQAAMIDLRKYNIKSTVIMPGSVATNFNGNIPSEKDAWKIQPEDMGNLVLDILKMNPRVLPSKIEFRASQPG is encoded by the coding sequence ATGTTAGAAAATAAAGTCGCTTATATAACAGGAGGAACCAAAGGAATCGGTTTCGGGATTGCTAAGATTTTACTTGAAAATAAAGTTTCAGTGGCATTTTCCGGTAGAAAAAAGGATGATGTTGAAAAAGCTGAGAATGAGCTAAGGATATATTCTGAAAATGTTTTAGGAGTTGTTTCAGATGTAAGAAGTCTTGAAAATGAGCAGGAAGCAATTAAAAATATTATTGAAAAATTCGGAAGGCTGGATTTCGTAATTGCAAATGCAGGGCTGGGAATTTTCAAACCTGTAGATCAATTATCAGCCGAAGAATGGAATGATATGATCGAAACGAACTTAACAGGTGTTTTCTACACATTAAAGGCATCGGTGGAAGAACTAAAAAAGACGGCAGGATATTATATCACCATTTCAAGCTTAGCGGGAGCCAATTTCTTTGAAAATGGTGCCGGTTACAACGCTTCAAAGTTCGGAGTGGTTGGTTTTACTCAGGCTGCGATGATCGATTTAAGAAAATACAATATAAAATCAACGGTCATCATGCCGGGCTCGGTGGCAACCAACTTCAACGGGAATATTCCCTCAGAAAAGGATGCCTGGAAGATCCAGCCTGAAGATATGGGAAATCTGGTTCTGGATATTTTAAAAATGAATCCGAGGGTTTTACCGAGTAAGATTGAATTTAGGGCATCACAACCAGGCTGA
- a CDS encoding electron transfer flavoprotein subunit beta/FixA family protein → MKILVCISSVPDTTSKINFTADKSAFDKNGIQWVINPLDEFALTKAVKLQESQGATVTVINVGDAGTEPVMRKALAIGANDAVRVNLDPKDSYSTAKEIAAVAQNGGYDLILCGKESIDYNGGSVPGMVAQLLNQPFVNASVGLDVNGSEATAVREIEGGKETISVKLPAVIAGQKGLVDEKDLIIPNMRGIMSARTKPLQVVEPTSSEVKVQGVSYDSVPPRAAVKLVSPDNLDELVRLLHEEAKVI, encoded by the coding sequence ATGAAAATATTAGTTTGTATTAGTAGTGTTCCGGATACTACTTCCAAAATTAACTTTACAGCAGACAAATCTGCTTTCGACAAAAATGGAATTCAGTGGGTAATCAACCCATTAGATGAGTTTGCGTTGACGAAAGCAGTTAAACTTCAGGAATCTCAGGGAGCTACTGTGACGGTAATCAATGTAGGGGATGCTGGTACGGAACCTGTAATGAGAAAAGCATTGGCCATCGGTGCAAATGACGCGGTAAGAGTAAATCTAGACCCGAAAGACAGCTATTCTACAGCTAAAGAAATTGCAGCTGTTGCTCAGAATGGCGGATATGACCTTATTCTTTGTGGTAAAGAATCTATCGATTACAACGGTGGTTCTGTTCCGGGAATGGTTGCTCAGCTGTTGAATCAGCCTTTCGTAAATGCATCGGTAGGGCTTGACGTAAATGGAAGCGAAGCTACTGCAGTAAGAGAAATTGAAGGAGGAAAAGAAACTATTTCTGTAAAACTGCCTGCGGTAATCGCTGGTCAGAAAGGATTGGTGGATGAAAAAGACCTTATTATTCCAAATATGAGAGGGATTATGTCTGCAAGAACAAAGCCATTGCAGGTTGTAGAGCCTACATCTTCTGAGGTGAAAGTTCAGGGAGTTTCTTACGACAGTGTACCTCCAAGAGCTGCTGTGAAATTGGTTTCTCCTGATAATTTGGATGAATTGGTAAGACTACTTCACGAAGAAGCTAAGGTAATCTAA
- a CDS encoding electron transfer flavoprotein subunit alpha/FixB family protein → MAVFVYAENINGVYKKAAFEAVSYAKAVADQAGETVTAISVNPTDSSDLLYKYGASNVINIKDEGLKSFSAKAFAQAVNEVADGNIIVFPHTTDASSVAPMLAVMKNYSLITNVLAAPESLSPIQIKRKAFSGKGFMHAKAEGTGVIITVSQNAFGVKENTVSGSEEVKNLSVANEDTKVISHEQSSGKLDLKEAEIVVSAGRGMKGPENWGMIEELANVLGAATACSKPVSDIGWRPHTEHVGQTGKAISPNLYIAVGISGAIQHLAGVNSSKTIVVINSDAEAPFFKSADYGVVGDAFQIIPALTEKIKAIRG, encoded by the coding sequence ATGGCAGTATTCGTATACGCAGAAAATATAAACGGAGTTTACAAAAAAGCGGCTTTTGAGGCAGTTTCTTATGCTAAAGCTGTTGCAGACCAGGCTGGTGAAACAGTAACAGCGATCTCTGTAAACCCAACAGATTCTTCAGATTTATTATACAAATATGGAGCATCAAATGTTATCAATATCAAAGACGAAGGTCTTAAAAGCTTTTCAGCTAAAGCATTTGCGCAGGCTGTAAATGAAGTAGCAGACGGAAACATCATCGTTTTCCCTCATACTACGGACGCTTCTTCGGTTGCTCCGATGTTGGCGGTAATGAAGAATTATTCATTAATTACAAATGTTTTGGCAGCTCCGGAAAGCCTTTCCCCGATTCAGATCAAGAGAAAAGCGTTTTCAGGAAAAGGTTTCATGCATGCAAAAGCAGAAGGAACGGGTGTAATTATCACGGTTTCTCAAAATGCTTTCGGTGTTAAGGAAAATACAGTTTCAGGTTCAGAAGAAGTGAAAAACTTATCTGTTGCCAATGAAGATACTAAAGTGATCTCTCACGAACAGAGTTCTGGTAAATTAGATTTAAAAGAAGCTGAAATCGTAGTTTCTGCAGGTAGAGGGATGAAAGGTCCTGAAAACTGGGGAATGATCGAAGAATTGGCTAATGTTTTAGGTGCCGCTACAGCTTGTTCAAAACCGGTTTCAGACATCGGATGGAGACCTCATACAGAGCACGTAGGACAAACGGGTAAAGCAATTTCTCCGAATCTTTATATTGCAGTTGGTATTTCGGGAGCTATTCAGCATTTGGCGGGAGTTAACTCTTCTAAAACCATCGTTGTCATCAACAGCGATGCCGAAGCTCCGTTCTTCAAATCAGCAGATTATGGTGTGGTAGGAGATGCCTTCCAGATTATCCCTGCATTAACAGAGAAAATTAAAGCCATCAGAGGATAA